One genomic segment of Borrelia coriaceae includes these proteins:
- the fliD gene encoding flagellar filament capping protein FliD: protein MSSGFFVPGLDSKYNIKEIRESILKPDKAKVDESVKKLEHLEQEKRAWQIINKKVSTLNSIAKQITSINSPFNYMSGNSGNDDVLSLSARYGAKNETYKIDVNQVASSDIFLSSNFKQKEINIPVGDYVFLVGDKEIKIRNNGDIESLVKDINNRGKGFLSAKLVKSDSAGNNRLILRSLKEGENNRLIMKDAALKLAKQIGILSELTTNFSPSLSEIVSTQQNSMNRISFDDGDVVLEPLSEIAIDIPENIEISSRSKIRFEIKYYDTDNKGILSEIVFNPGEATFEGAKVEGEDSIIDLEFDSKPLLREKQYIQMNMIKIHNGKDSLELPPINVASDFEKVEVDIGALSDLQEINIENKVNNKVFVVRNIEIFDPKNRDGYLPINAKSFAENAKIKFDGVDVERDSNVINDLIPNVTLNLKQASDDTIVVRVEPDYEGIKKLLLDFLIAYNAVLAEINIVGLNEANLDGQKSDLLEEWTYLTEDEREEAYKNLGILRAELTLRNIKSRLESIMFNAYRTNDPNFSIINQIGVFTKSMSSSGGLSRYLDLDDKKFNEILQNNMSSVKELFAVDFNDDRIYDDGLAKMLGDYLSPLISAGGFIYNKIRNYDIKIPNEKNVVEDYKKKYEEKEKKVEGELNTLDFTVKRMKEQEEILKSLNLNRGR from the coding sequence ATGTCTTCTGGATTTTTTGTTCCAGGTTTAGATAGTAAATATAATATTAAAGAAATCCGTGAGTCTATACTTAAGCCTGATAAGGCTAAAGTAGATGAATCTGTAAAAAAGCTTGAGCATTTAGAGCAAGAGAAACGTGCTTGGCAAATAATTAATAAGAAGGTTTCTACTTTAAATTCAATTGCCAAGCAAATTACCTCTATTAATAGTCCTTTTAATTATATGTCAGGTAATTCTGGTAATGATGATGTTCTTTCTTTATCTGCTCGCTATGGAGCTAAAAATGAAACTTATAAAATTGATGTTAATCAGGTAGCAAGTTCTGATATTTTTTTATCTTCTAATTTTAAACAAAAGGAAATTAATATTCCTGTAGGAGATTATGTATTTTTAGTTGGCGATAAAGAGATTAAAATTAGAAATAATGGAGATATTGAATCCCTTGTTAAGGATATTAATAATCGAGGTAAGGGGTTTTTGTCTGCTAAACTTGTGAAGAGTGATAGTGCTGGAAATAATAGGCTGATTTTAAGGTCTTTAAAGGAAGGTGAGAATAATAGACTTATTATGAAAGATGCAGCTTTAAAACTTGCTAAGCAGATAGGTATTTTAAGTGAACTTACAACAAATTTTAGTCCAAGTTTATCAGAAATTGTGAGTACTCAACAAAATAGTATGAATAGAATTTCTTTTGATGATGGTGACGTTGTATTAGAGCCTCTCTCAGAGATTGCAATAGATATCCCAGAGAATATTGAAATTAGCAGTAGAAGTAAAATTAGATTTGAGATTAAATATTATGATACAGATAATAAGGGTATTTTAAGCGAAATTGTTTTTAATCCTGGAGAAGCTACATTTGAGGGTGCCAAGGTTGAAGGTGAGGATAGCATCATTGATCTTGAATTTGATAGTAAGCCTCTTTTGAGAGAAAAGCAGTATATTCAGATGAATATGATTAAAATTCATAATGGTAAGGATTCTTTGGAATTACCTCCAATAAATGTTGCAAGTGATTTTGAAAAAGTTGAGGTTGACATTGGTGCACTGTCAGATCTACAAGAGATCAATATCGAAAATAAAGTTAATAATAAAGTTTTTGTTGTTCGTAATATTGAAATTTTTGATCCAAAAAATAGAGATGGTTACTTGCCAATAAATGCCAAGAGTTTTGCAGAAAATGCAAAAATTAAGTTTGATGGAGTTGATGTTGAGCGTGATTCAAATGTTATTAATGATTTAATTCCGAATGTTACATTGAATTTAAAACAAGCATCAGATGATACTATTGTTGTTCGAGTTGAGCCTGATTACGAGGGGATAAAAAAACTTTTGTTAGATTTTTTGATAGCTTATAATGCGGTTTTAGCTGAAATTAATATTGTAGGTTTAAATGAGGCTAATTTGGATGGTCAAAAATCAGATTTACTTGAGGAATGGACTTATTTAACAGAAGATGAAAGGGAAGAGGCTTATAAAAATTTAGGAATACTTAGAGCTGAGCTTACATTAAGAAATATTAAATCAAGATTAGAATCAATAATGTTTAATGCTTACAGGACCAATGATCCTAATTTTTCAATTATTAATCAAATAGGGGTATTTACTAAGTCTATGTCTTCTTCAGGAGGTCTTTCACGTTATTTAGACCTTGATGATAAAAAATTTAATGAGATACTACAAAACAATATGAGTTCAGTTAAGGAACTCTTTGCAGTTGATTTTAATGATGACCGCATTTATGATGATGGGCTTGCTAAGATGCTTGGTGATTATTTATCTCCTTTAATAAGTGCTGGAGGATTTATTTATAATAAGATAAGAAATTATGATATTAAAATTCCCAATGAGAAAAATGTGGTTGAAGATTATAAAAAAAAGTATGAAGAGAAAGAAAAGAAAGTTGAAGGGGAACTTAATACTTTAGATTTCACTGTAAAGCGGATGAAGGAACAAGAGGAAATTCTTAAATCTTTAAATTTGAATAGGGGAAGGTAA
- the nagA gene encoding N-acetylglucosamine-6-phosphate deacetylase — protein MPNFCLFNSKSVLTGNDKIDNSAVLVKDNTIFDIVTADRLEKIDLQDYEMIDVKGNYITPGLYDNHIHGFYGYGTDQCSTNSILQMSKYLAEYGVVGFLPTLYPRPTEEMIATIKACTEAIGKEKGAKILGLHLEGPFFSPEKKGAHRTSYLQKPSIEIMKKFIEAAGGTFTDSFGRKKTNIATMTVAPELKGMRELAMFCMENNITLQAGHTNAKYENMIEGFQVGILHTTHFFNAMSKLDHRNPNAIGATLIHGDVSCEIIADGHHIHPKLVLMLRKLKDISKLVLVTDGLTPTLQPSGKLIANGEEVYLKKDGLFHIVENDTIAGSALTMIQGIKNLVEFGYSLSDAIQASSYNPTRIINLEKKGLICHGYDANINVLDKDLDLKLTMIESKIIFNKL, from the coding sequence ATGCCAAATTTTTGTTTATTCAATTCAAAATCCGTACTAACCGGAAATGATAAAATAGACAATTCAGCGGTCCTTGTTAAGGATAATACAATCTTTGACATAGTAACAGCTGATAGACTTGAAAAAATTGACCTACAAGACTATGAAATGATTGATGTTAAGGGTAACTACATAACACCTGGCCTTTATGATAATCACATACATGGATTTTATGGCTACGGAACAGACCAATGTTCAACAAACTCAATACTTCAAATGTCAAAATATTTAGCAGAGTATGGAGTAGTAGGATTTCTACCGACACTTTACCCACGTCCAACTGAAGAAATGATTGCAACAATCAAAGCATGTACCGAAGCAATAGGCAAAGAAAAGGGTGCAAAAATTTTAGGACTTCATCTTGAAGGACCATTCTTCTCTCCTGAAAAAAAAGGCGCACATCGGACCTCTTATCTTCAAAAACCAAGCATTGAAATCATGAAAAAATTCATAGAAGCCGCAGGGGGAACCTTTACAGATTCTTTTGGGAGGAAAAAAACAAATATTGCAACAATGACAGTCGCACCCGAACTTAAGGGCATGAGAGAACTTGCAATGTTTTGCATGGAAAACAACATCACACTCCAAGCAGGGCATACCAATGCAAAATATGAAAATATGATTGAAGGGTTCCAAGTAGGCATACTACATACAACACACTTTTTCAACGCAATGTCAAAACTTGATCACAGAAATCCAAATGCAATAGGCGCTACCTTAATTCATGGAGATGTATCTTGTGAAATTATAGCTGACGGACATCATATTCATCCAAAACTCGTTCTAATGCTGAGAAAACTTAAAGACATAAGCAAATTGGTCCTTGTAACTGATGGACTTACACCAACACTACAACCATCTGGAAAACTAATAGCTAATGGAGAAGAAGTGTACCTTAAAAAAGACGGATTATTTCACATCGTAGAAAATGATACAATAGCAGGCTCCGCACTCACAATGATACAAGGCATTAAAAATCTAGTAGAGTTTGGATACAGTTTAAGCGACGCTATTCAAGCAAGCTCATACAATCCAACAAGGATAATTAATCTTGAAAAAAAAGGATTAATATGCCATGGTTATGATGCAAATATAAATGTCCTTGACAAAGACTTAGATTTAAAATTAACCATGATAGAATCAAAAATAATTTTCAATAAACTTTGA
- the nagB gene encoding glucosamine-6-phosphate deaminase: MRLIIRPNYNDISKWAANHVAIRIKEFSPTKEKPFILGLPTGSSPMGMYKNLIEMNKLGKISFENVVTFNMDEYIGLDKNHPESYHSFMWNNFFSHIDIKKENVHILNGNAINLINECEEYENKIKSYGGIRLFVGGIGPDGHIAFNEPGSSLKSRTRIKTLTQDTIIANSRFFENDINKVPKSSLTVGVGTIMDSKEVMIIVNGYNKARALKHAIEKGINHMWTISALQLHKSAIIVSDESATYELKVGTVKYFNDIEKNNFNNDI, translated from the coding sequence ATGAGATTAATCATTAGACCTAACTATAATGACATTTCAAAATGGGCTGCTAATCATGTAGCCATAAGAATAAAAGAATTTTCACCAACAAAAGAAAAACCATTTATTTTAGGGCTCCCAACGGGTAGCTCACCAATGGGAATGTATAAAAATTTAATTGAAATGAATAAACTTGGAAAAATTTCATTTGAAAATGTAGTCACGTTTAACATGGACGAATACATAGGGTTAGATAAAAATCATCCTGAAAGCTATCATTCATTTATGTGGAACAATTTCTTCTCACACATAGATATAAAAAAAGAAAATGTACATATATTAAATGGTAATGCTATCAATCTTATAAATGAATGTGAGGAATACGAGAACAAAATTAAATCTTACGGTGGTATTAGACTTTTTGTAGGAGGTATTGGACCTGATGGCCATATTGCCTTTAATGAACCTGGATCGTCATTAAAATCAAGAACAAGAATTAAAACTCTAACTCAAGACACAATTATTGCAAACTCAAGGTTCTTTGAAAATGATATTAATAAAGTTCCTAAAAGTTCATTAACAGTAGGAGTGGGAACAATTATGGATTCAAAAGAAGTGATGATTATAGTAAATGGATACAACAAAGCAAGAGCATTAAAACACGCTATTGAAAAAGGAATTAATCACATGTGGACAATCAGTGCTCTGCAATTACATAAAAGTGCAATTATAGTATCAGATGAATCTGCAACATATGAATTAAAAGTCGGAACAGTAAAATACTTCAATGACATTGAAAAAAATAATTTCAACAACGATATATAA
- a CDS encoding superoxide dismutase, with product MFKLPELSYAYDALEPYIDAQTMEIHHSKHHNAYTVNLNSVLEKTELNCSKDIESILKNIHRFPKEFQATIRNNAGGYSNHNLYFRTLKPGSKDNILESFEEHVNMTFGSLDNLKVALKESAMSIFGSGWAWLVLHANRELQVISRSNQDSPLMEDYKPILGIDVWEHAYYLKYQNRRVEYIDAFFKALNWEEVSRVYNEIIE from the coding sequence ATGTTTAAATTACCAGAACTTAGTTATGCTTATGATGCTTTAGAACCGTATATTGATGCTCAAACAATGGAAATTCATCATAGTAAACATCATAATGCTTATACAGTAAATTTAAATTCTGTTCTTGAAAAGACAGAATTAAATTGTTCTAAGGATATTGAAAGTATATTAAAAAATATTCATCGATTTCCTAAAGAATTCCAAGCAACTATCAGAAATAATGCTGGTGGATATTCTAATCATAATTTATATTTTAGAACTTTGAAACCTGGCAGTAAAGATAATATTTTAGAGAGTTTTGAAGAACATGTTAATATGACTTTTGGCAGTCTTGATAATCTTAAGGTAGCTTTAAAAGAGTCAGCTATGAGTATTTTTGGGAGTGGTTGGGCTTGGCTAGTTCTGCATGCAAATAGAGAATTACAAGTAATATCAAGGTCAAATCAGGACAGCCCTTTAATGGAGGACTATAAGCCTATTTTAGGTATTGATGTTTGGGAACATGCTTATTACCTTAAATATCAAAATAGAAGAGTTGAATATATCGATGCTTTCTTTAAGGCTTTAAATTGGGAAGAAGTTTCAAGAGTTTATAATGAAATCATAGAATAA
- the secA gene encoding preprotein translocase subunit SecA — translation MLRAIFEATIGSKSKRDLKNYLPVLRNINKLESWALSLLDKDFAMETEKLRGELKEGKTLDDILERAFALSREAARRRLKERPYDVQLIAGLALHQGKIIEMKTGEGKTLSSVQAAYLNSLTGDGVIIVTVNDYLAERDSNWMKPVFDLLGVSVGVVLSNMDSARRRAEYDKDITYVTNNELGFDYLRDNMCFDLSQKSLRDFSYCIIDEIDSILIDEARTPLIISGSTEGDTSAYLEVNSLVPLLKECSKDPKTGDYPLEIDELDGDYTVDEKGKRVSFTANGLNNLEQILVSKGIIKGSMYVDSNFNYVHYMTQALKAHLLFLKDREYIVRDSRVEIVDEFTGRILQGRRYSDGLHQAIEAKEGVKVASENRTMATITFQNLFRMFKKISGMTGTADTEAKEFHKIYNLDVVVVPTNKLVARIDEDDIIYYTEEFKFEAITNEVYEAYKRGQPVLVGTVSIEKSEILSNMFKNKGIKHEVLNAKNHFREALIIAEAGAKHSITIATNMAGRGTDIKLGGNLEHRVRKKFGTGMSLEEFQKAIQNEREEYLKDYEEVKALGGLYVIGSERHESRRIDNQLRGRGGRQGDPGRSRFYVSLDDDLMRLFAGDNLRALMGRLGMATGEPLAHSLLTKSLINAQKRVEDRNFEIRKHLLEYDDVITKHREFIYSQRNSILVDSNLKERILLSLREYLDFLFDQVKGEIVVSSVLNEINSVFAYMMESVGAVESMSILELKDKLMEIAKSNLDEKEELIGHELLNEFLKHEYLRNIDSKFQDHLANLDSLRESVYLRSYANKNPITEYKEEGFAIFNELVKDIKIETLKRTLQIKVDIDSSSHENKKIKNIRATHKEFSGIASSERATNVSGVQIVRNTPKIGRNDPCSCGSEKKYKNCHGRK, via the coding sequence TCTTTGTTAGATAAAGATTTTGCTATGGAAACAGAAAAATTGAGAGGTGAACTTAAGGAGGGTAAAACCTTAGATGATATTTTAGAGAGAGCGTTTGCGCTTTCAAGGGAAGCTGCCAGAAGGCGCCTTAAGGAGAGACCTTATGATGTGCAACTTATTGCTGGGCTTGCGCTTCATCAGGGCAAAATAATAGAGATGAAGACGGGGGAAGGTAAAACTTTATCTTCAGTACAAGCCGCTTACCTTAATAGTTTAACAGGTGATGGTGTTATTATTGTTACGGTTAATGATTATCTTGCAGAGCGTGATTCAAATTGGATGAAGCCGGTTTTTGATCTTTTAGGAGTTAGTGTTGGGGTTGTACTATCAAATATGGATTCTGCTAGAAGGCGGGCGGAATACGATAAGGATATTACTTATGTTACCAATAATGAGCTTGGATTTGATTATTTGAGAGATAACATGTGCTTTGATTTATCTCAAAAGTCTCTAAGGGATTTTAGTTATTGTATTATCGATGAGATTGATTCTATTTTAATTGATGAGGCTAGAACTCCTTTAATTATTTCAGGTTCTACTGAAGGAGATACTAGCGCTTATCTTGAGGTCAATTCCCTTGTCCCGCTCTTAAAGGAGTGTTCTAAAGATCCCAAAACAGGAGATTATCCTTTAGAGATTGATGAACTTGATGGTGATTATACTGTTGATGAGAAGGGTAAGAGAGTATCTTTTACGGCGAATGGTTTAAATAATTTAGAACAAATTTTGGTGTCAAAAGGTATAATTAAGGGTTCTATGTATGTTGATTCTAATTTTAATTATGTTCATTACATGACTCAAGCATTAAAGGCCCATTTACTTTTTTTAAAAGACAGGGAATATATTGTTAGGGATTCTAGAGTCGAGATTGTTGATGAGTTTACAGGTCGTATTTTGCAAGGACGTAGATATTCTGATGGGTTACATCAGGCTATTGAGGCTAAGGAAGGTGTTAAGGTTGCAAGTGAGAATAGAACTATGGCAACAATTACATTCCAAAATTTATTTAGGATGTTTAAGAAAATTTCTGGAATGACTGGTACGGCTGATACAGAGGCAAAAGAATTTCATAAAATATATAATCTTGATGTTGTAGTTGTTCCTACTAATAAATTGGTAGCAAGAATAGATGAGGATGATATTATTTATTACACTGAAGAATTTAAGTTTGAGGCAATTACTAATGAGGTTTATGAAGCTTATAAGAGAGGGCAACCTGTGCTTGTTGGGACTGTTTCTATTGAAAAATCTGAGATTTTGTCAAATATGTTTAAAAATAAAGGTATTAAACATGAAGTTTTAAACGCAAAAAATCATTTTCGTGAGGCTTTAATTATTGCTGAAGCAGGAGCAAAACATTCCATTACAATTGCTACTAATATGGCTGGACGTGGTACTGATATTAAGCTTGGTGGGAATCTTGAACATCGGGTTCGTAAGAAGTTTGGAACCGGTATGAGTCTTGAAGAGTTTCAAAAAGCTATTCAGAATGAGCGAGAAGAGTATCTTAAGGATTATGAGGAAGTGAAAGCTCTTGGTGGTCTTTATGTTATTGGTAGTGAGCGTCATGAATCAAGAAGAATAGACAATCAGCTGAGGGGGCGAGGAGGAAGACAGGGAGATCCTGGTCGATCAAGATTTTATGTGTCCCTTGACGATGATTTGATGCGGCTTTTTGCAGGTGATAATTTGAGAGCTTTGATGGGCAGGCTTGGAATGGCAACAGGTGAGCCTCTTGCACATTCTTTGTTAACAAAATCTTTAATTAATGCACAAAAGCGAGTAGAAGATAGGAATTTTGAGATTAGAAAGCATCTTTTAGAGTATGATGATGTTATAACAAAACATAGAGAGTTTATTTATTCTCAAAGAAATTCAATTCTTGTTGATAGTAATCTTAAGGAACGTATTCTGCTCTCTTTAAGAGAATATCTTGATTTCTTATTTGATCAAGTTAAAGGAGAAATAGTTGTAAGTTCTGTACTAAATGAGATAAATTCTGTTTTTGCTTATATGATGGAGAGTGTTGGCGCTGTTGAATCCATGAGTATTTTAGAATTGAAAGATAAGTTAATGGAAATTGCAAAGTCTAATTTAGATGAAAAAGAAGAGTTAATTGGACATGAACTTTTGAATGAATTTTTAAAACATGAGTATTTAAGAAATATTGATTCTAAGTTTCAAGATCATCTTGCAAATCTTGATTCTTTAAGAGAGTCAGTTTATTTGAGATCTTATGCTAATAAAAATCCAATTACTGAGTATAAGGAAGAAGGTTTTGCAATTTTTAATGAGCTTGTTAAGGATATTAAGATTGAAACTTTGAAGCGAACTTTGCAGATAAAAGTTGATATTGATTCTAGTAGTCATGAAAATAAGAAAATTAAGAATATTCGTGCTACTCATAAGGAGTTTTCTGGTATTGCGTCTTCAGAGAGGGCTACTAATGTGTCAGGAGTGCAAATAGTTAGAAATACTCCTAAAATTGGAAGGAATGATCCCTGTTCTTGTGGCAGTGAAAAAAAATATAAAAATTGTCATGGAAGAAAATGA